One Triticum dicoccoides isolate Atlit2015 ecotype Zavitan chromosome 3B, WEW_v2.0, whole genome shotgun sequence genomic window, aaatagtagcaaagacaattagttgaatgcctttttcaatagataaaatattaaactaatttattttgttgcccaaacttatgtggtagTAGCTAATTACTAACACTAAATTAGGGGCTACTTTTATAGTTATAAAACTAAGATAaaagaggaactaaaataaaacagaaaatagaaaaggaataataaaagaaaacagaaaacaaacaaatgaaaaaaaaaagaaaacaaacccCCCTGGGGCCATGgccccaactgggccaacccaccaggccgcCCGACCGGCCCACCCGGCCCAACCTacaggccggcccactccctctCCTTATTCCCCCACCCGGTGAGACCCACTCCGCCACCGACACCACTCCCCCCGAAAATatctccccctccctcttcccccgattggatcgggatcgagaggaggaggtcgcccgacgccgccccgcgcccggagctcgcctcgccggacctccctcACTGGTCTTCTTCCACGCCGTCGCCAGACCCCGCCGCCCTGCCTCGTCCCCGCAGCCCCTTCCTCGACTCCTGGCTCGACTCGATCTGGACGGCGCGCCGCTCCCAGCGCCGCCACGCGCTGCTGCCCGAGGACCTCGTCGCCCGGCGCCGCTCCACCGTCGCTGCCTCGCCTCCACCTCGACGGCTCCAACGAGCCTCGCCGACCCCTCTGCTCTCCAACGCTGGTGAGGGCCGTGCCCTCCTCCTCCCTCTGCCCCGTGCGCCACGGCCTCGTCCGCGCGGCCGACGCCGTGCCCGCCCACTCCGGCCGCTCGTCGCACTCGCACGCCCGCGCCGTAGCTCGCGCCGCCCGCCCTCAGTGGCCTCATCCGTCGCACGCTCCACGCCACTAGGCTCCCCTGCCACGGCCCCTGATCGCCGCTTCACCGCGGGCAGCGCACCGCTCCGGCCACGGCCTCGCCCCGGGCACCGCTCGCGCTGGCTGCGCCCCTCACCTGCGCCTCCCCGCTCGTCACCGGTGACGCTGCAGCCCTCCTCCGGCCACGCCACCGCCCCCACTAGATGCGCCTCTGCGCGCTCGTTCGAACGAGCCCAGGCGTGCGCGGATCCGTGCCCTGTGCGCaatttccggcgaactccggcgggtctgcgccgtgcttttggtcgccggcggcgagggccGGCCCTGCTGACCTGGCACTGCGGGTCCCACCACCTGggccgctgactggtgggcccagggccccctgttgacctgttgactgggtcaactactgACTGGGCCGCCCCTATCccactgacatgggggccccagccccagaacgttttgttaaaaaaaaaagaaaggaggaattaaaaaaataataataaataaaataaaataataataattaattaattagttaattaattaagaaattaattaagttaattaaactgtaattagattaacctaaaccctaattaacctaattagaggatgacaggtgggtccctcctggacccacatgtcagggttgactcagtcaacccctgttgactgctgacgtcagcatgacatcatgctgacgtcataaatacattttttttcgaattaattaaattccagaaattaataaaatctttaaaaaaatcatatcttttaatccgtaactcggattaaaatattttcaacatgaaagttgctcagaacgacgagacgaatccggatacgcggtccgttcgtccgccacacccccctaacctatcgaactcgcaactttccccctccggctcctctacccgaaaacgcgaaacactggagatactttcccggatgtttcccccttcaccggtatcgcctatccctacgttaggacacccctagcacaacgtattgccgcgtcttgctttgtgttacatttgattgctctgttatttattgtgatccccctccgttactcctttccggtagactacgagaccgacgctgctgctgaccagttcgactacggagttgacgacccctccttcttgccagagcaaccaggcaagcccccccccccttgatcaccagatatcgcctattctcctctatactgcttgcattagagtagtgtaccatgttactgctttcgttaatcctattctgatgcatagcctgacattgtcgctacatctgttgatacattacctgcaatcctaaatgcttagtataggatgctagtttatcatcattggccctacattcttgttagtctgccttgctatactatcgggccgtgatcacttgggaggtgatcacgggtatatactatatatacatacatactatacagatggtgactaaagtcgggtcagctcattgagtacccgcaagtgattctgacgtgggggctgaaggggcaggtggctccatccaggtagtggtgggcttgagttcccgacggcccccgactgttactttgtggcggagcgacagggcaggttgagaccacctaggagacaggtgggcctggccctgttcggcgttcgcggatacttaacacgcttaacgagatcttggtatttgatctgagtctggctacgagcctatacgcactaaccatctacgtgggagtagttatgggtatcccgacgtcgtggtatcagccgaagcacttcagacgtcagcgacggagcggcgcgcgccgaattggactggaacgccactaggctaggtctgctttcggccgcgtacgcaacgtgcaggtgtgctatgggcgatgggcccagacccctgtgcgcttaggtttagaccggcgtgctggcctctctgttgagcctaggtggggctgcgacgtgttgagcttccgaggccgggcatgacccaggaaagtgtgtccggccaaatgggatcgagcgtgttgggctatgtggtgcacccctgcagggaagttaatctattcgaatagccgtgatcttcggtaacaggacgacttggagttgtaccttgaccttatgacaactagaaccggatacttaataaaacacacccttccaagttccacagacaacccggtgatcgcttttccgcagggcgacgaggagaggatcgccgggtaggattatgctatgcgatgctactggagatgctgcttggagatgctacttggagatgctacttggaggactacaatctactctcttctatatgctgcaagacggaggctaccagaagcgtagtcttcgacaggattagctatccccctcttattctggcattctgcagttcagtccaccgatatggcctccttacgcatatacccatgcatatgtagtgtagctccttgcttgcgagtactttggatgagtactcacggttgcttttctccctcttttccccctttcctttctttctggttgtcgcaaccagatgctggagtccaggagccagacgccaccgtcgacgacgacccctactacaccggaggtgcctactactacgtgctgcccgctgacgacgacctggagtagttaggaggatcccaggcaggaggcctgcgcctctttcgatctgtatcccagtttgtgctagccttctcaaggcacacttgtttaacttatgtctgtactcagatattgttgcttccgctgactcgtctatgatcgagcacttgtattcgagccctcgaggcccctggcttgtattatgatgcttgtatgacttattttatttgtagagttgtgttgtgatatcttcccgtgagtccctgatcttgatcgtacacatttgcgtgcatgattagtgtacggtcaaatcgggggcgtcacatgtcaTCAGTGAACGTTCGCCAGGCTTGTCTCGCCAGGAGTGCAAGGTTGAAGATCTCCATGTCACGAAAACCCAGACCTCCCAAATGTTTTGGCATAGTTATAGTGTCCCATGCAACCCAGCAAGGCTTTCTCTTCCCCTGTCTCGAACCCCACCAAAACTGTCGGACGATGGAGTTAATATTCTCACAAAGACCTCGTGGCAGTCGGAAACATGCCATGGAATAGACTGGAATCGCTTGTGCTACTGACTTGATTAGAACCTCTTTACCAGCAGATGAAAGCAACTTGGCCATCCATCCCTTAATCTTTTCCCAAACATGGTCTCTGAGGTATTTGAAAGTACCATTCTTCGAATGACCCACGTCAGTCGGCATTCCGAGATAACGCTCACTCAAAGATTCATTTTGGACATGCAGAGTGTGTTTTATATTTTCTCTCAACTGTGTTGGCCACCCCTTGCTGGAAAAAATTGATGACTTCTCATTATTGATCCTCTGGCCCGAAGCACGACAATGTGTATCAAGTAGGTTTGACACCACATTTGATCCCTCCACACTCACCTTAAAAAGAAGCACCCtatcatctgcaaacaaaaggtggTTTACGGTTGGAGCTGTAGGAGCCACCTTGATACCTGATATTGATGATTCAGAACTTGATttaaggaggcacgaaaggccctctgctgcaatcaagaataagtaggGGGAAATAGGGTCTCCCTGCCGGATACCTCTTGTTGCTTTGAACGATTCAAGCTTTTCACCATTGAAACACACATAGAAAGATACTGAAGAGACCATACCCATAACAACATTTATCCAATGATGATCAAATCCGAGTTTGGTCATGATCCCTCTCAGATAATCCCACTCCACTCTgtcataagccttcatcatatccagTTTCAAAGCACAAAAGTTGTTTGTTTTTGCCCTAGACCGCTTCATAAAAGAAGATAACTGACACAATTGGAAAGCTGTCCGGTTGGTTACCCGCGTTGGTACACATGGAAAAAAAGTAAGATGGGCCGGCCAAGAGGTATCGAATAAGCGTGCATTTAAAACACCGTTTAGGAAATGCCTATTTTTTCAGACTACTTTCTTTATCGGGTTTTCAACATTTTGCACTAGGTTTCTTATGGCTTTCTTCTTTGTTTCTCTTATTTtcttcagttttctttttctctttttatttctttttgcttttctTTTTCCAACACATGACTAACTTTTCATATACATTCTACATTTTTTTTATATATCAGGaactttttatacatgtttaacacttTGTAAATACATGTTTAAGATTTTGTTTAAATATATATTTTAATGACTATTTCTTTCATACACATTGCACATTAGCGTATACATCAAAACTTCACACGTTTAAGATTTTTCAAATATAAGATTAACaatattttcaaatacatgtttgtgaacattttttctgAATATGTGTAAGATTGTTTTTCCAAATACACGTTAAACATTTTATTTGAATGTTAGGAAACAATGTTTTAACTACACCAACATTATTTACATTGTACGAGAACTTTTTACATAACTTCACAAACATTTCTTGAAACACGTGAGCATTTGTTAAAATATAAAGTATATTTTTAAAAGGTATGAAACATTTTTAAAATTATGCAAAATGAACAATCATATGTTATGTAATAATTTTAAGAGAATACATTATAAACAGTTTTTTGAAACATGTGAATATTTCTAAAAGATCACTTACATTTATAATGCTATCAACATTTTGTTTCAATTGCATGAACATTTGTTTACATTTTATAAACATTTCTTGATTGCACTATAAGTTTTGTTAaaaattttcaatttttttatgGTTTAGAAATATATATTAACTAATAGAACAAAAAAACATTCGTTGGAGAGCCAAAGCTTGTTCATGCAATTATTAAAAATATTTATTCATTAAAAAATCCTGTAATTTTAAAAATGATTATGTattatttaataaatattcaatgttttaaaaaaatcatgttaatAAAAGGCGTCCACACTTCTAAATTTTTTGTGTTTATGAAAAGAAACGTCAGAGAACCAAAGCAGACATACGAAACCAAAAGAATTTAAAATGCTAGAAAATGGAAGGAGGACAGCCCTCGTTAATGAacagttttatttatttattttttaggtGAGTAACCAATCACCGAAAAAGGGACAACCCAACTCTATCATTTCTGTTGTGAAAAGGTACTGCAGCCCATGCAAGTGCAACGCCTTGTCTTAACATTTTTCTCCTCTTTTCATAAAGGGCTCTCACCGTATTGTATATAAAGTGCAATGACCAACAAACATTGAATCACATACAACACAACAGCACAAACACACACAACCAAGATAGGATACAAAGGGAGCTGAAGATCAGCAACAACAccccaaagaacttcaagccaaccACAAATGAAAAACAAAGCACCGCTTGCCACCACCGCGAAGAGGCGAAGCTGACCAATGACGGAACATCGACTTCAAGTTGGAGCCTTCAAGAAGAATACGACACCGAAGCACTGCCTCCGCCCGATCAAAAGACCAATTTTCACCCGGAGCATCAACAAGACATGGAGAACCATGACCGCGCCTTCAAGAAGGGCACGACGCCCTCATACGCCACAGCCGTCGGTCTGGCCAAAGCCAGACAAGGAGAACCACAACCTCTTTGTGTTGGGTATATATTTCTTCTTTTCGTTGCACACACATACTTGCCCTGTATGGTCCCCAAAGAACTTAACTGCATATGGAATTCTTCGAAGGAACAATACGCatgcttttttttagaaaaggaggatgacccccggcctctgcatctgggagatgcatacggccactttattaattattctcgaggaccttacaaagtattacaaacaatatatctgaatccaccatcttggcaacatatgccgctacttttatccatatgatgaagggatgctagctgcgcacctacccaaaccactcacctaaacctaacatcaaaagccgaaagccccagccgagccacataccgggtctggggcacaatccggttaGACGCACTCTTgcatcgtcgccgccatcttccacaggtccgtcttcagatgaTATTGAGTCTTCTACCTTGTGAAGGCCACATCAGCCATCGatgtcaccatgacgccagacagctacctcctcctgcgcgagtccatctccgcgcatcggacgccgagcctccacgacgccatgccgccgatctccgccgccatcaatgggTGAGATGAAGTACCACTCCACCACCGCAAATACAAGGTGAGGAAGGGCGAGGTCGCCATCGGAGACACGTCCGGAAGATAAGCACCGCAGCCATGAGCGGAGCTGCGACGCAATAGATCAGACGGGCCGCCACCAGGAACCAGACAAACTCGCCATGCACACCCAGCATCCCCAGGCCCAagccggcgccttcaagaaggtgacgacgCTGTTACGCCGCCGCCGCTTAGCCACCggggctagggttttcacccggacgtaggggaaggggggaggcagggGAAGTATGGCCTGGtggcgccaccaaggagggaatGGCGTCCGGGACACCATCGACGCCGTGACCGCCACCggcggccaagggtttcccccggccaAGCACCTTGCCGCCACCTCCGAACCAGCCACAATGTGAGCCAAGCCGGCCGGAGGTCATGCATCACGAGCGGACCAGATCGCCTCCGATCTGACGAGGGGAACCCGGGGCCTTCCCGTGCCATGACCAGCGCCCACCGGGACCTCGCTGCCCGCGCAGCCAAGGGGATCCGGCCTACCTCACCGACGAGCACTCCCTGCCGTCGGAGTAGCGCCGTCCGCACCAGCGAGGCCGCCGCCTCAGATCCCATCAGCGCGCGCCACCCGACGCGCCGGCCGCCGAGTTCCGCCGCCGCGCCCGAGGAAGGAGCCCCCCGCGGCCCCTGCTCCAGGCGAAGGCAGGCGAGATCCCACCGCCGCCGGCaccgcgcgggctttgcccggcggcgcccGCCGGCGGTGACGGGAGGATGGCTCGCTCTATTCAATAGATGCTAGACAGCGGACCGGCTACAGAACCGGGGACTTCAACATGCCTGCTGTGCTTGCAGGTGCCGGAAACTCTAAACCACCTACTGATGCAATGCCCTTTTGCCAGTACAGTTTGGTTCATGGTTGCGATTGATGGGAACGATCTCATAAGCGCACACCTATGGCCCGGAGAAAGGAGATCAGCGCTCTCATCAGCCTAACAATGTTCACAATCTGGAAAGAAAGAAACAACCGAGTCTCGGAAAATAAGCATgagctggaggcgaaggtggcCGATAAGATAGTCGCTGAGTTGTGCATATTGTTGTTAGCCTGGCGTATGAAATAGTGTGTGGTTCGAACGGCGGCCTTGTATGAAATTTAAACGTTGTCTGAAATAGGTGGAGGGTGCTACGACTTCTTAAACTATAAGCTGTAAACTGAACTTCTGTTCTGGTCCCAATCTTATAAATCAACATGCAAAGCTCTTGCCTGTTCGAAAAAAACAGAACTCACCTAGTGGTTGTTCTTAAGTTTGATGTCCTAAAAGCATGTATTGTTAATTTGCACTTCAAATTTCCAGATGCTGCAGGCTAGGATGTGAAAATATTGCACCTACACGCATTGGTGTGTCATCTCTCTTAATTAGGTAAACGCATTACAGCCACACAATTCGTAACTCCATGGCCGTATAGAACCAAGCAATTATCCACCCTCAAGGGAATCTCTAGGTATGCCGGAATCGACATGTCCATGGCCGAATTGTATCTACTGTGATTTTACGGggagaaaagaaaaaggaacgCCAGTGGGGTTGGGGGACAGAGAACGACATGAAGTCAAAGACAATAGTATCATTTTGCAAAAGCTTTTGTGATGATTCTTGCTGTTGTCTCCAATAATAAGGTTTAGGATTTAGCAAAGCCGCATCGGTTTCCTCCTTGCTTTGCAGGGGCATCACCATATCCGGCGCCTCTTTATTGTGCCCCTAATAACTATTTTTCTCCACTAATGTCGCCGTCACCTTTGGTGATTGTTCTTGCAGTCGTCTTTAACGAAGGATATCGGCAGAAGAAATCTGTTATCGCACAAGTTGTTGGTAGCGACACAAAATAGCCAATAATAAGATAGTAGCAAGATgctcatgcgttgcatggaacatcaagatgcatttgtatgagtagtttatcttgtgggagaaaaggataaacgaggaaagaccttatttgcaaatgtggagaggggtgtgggtatcttttttgcaaaattgtcatagtttccttcctatccgtcagatataaatcggatggcctatattgcaggatgacaggcacaccatcatcaccaactccgtaTTTCATAAGAGTAGAGATGTTCATTTGTGCCAAAATGGTTCGAGTGCTGTTGCGGTTTAAAAAGAGAATATATACTGAAGTAAATGTCATGGTTTATAAATAAGGCATTGGAAATGCACGTGAAAATTGTAATGTATTGCAGTATTCACGCAGACGCAAACGTTGAGAGTGTATATTACAGTATTCTCTAATATATTTTAATGAAAACATATCCGGTGCTTCTCTCTTGCGCCACTCATAGCTGTCTTTTCTCCACTGATGTCACTGTTGCCTTTGGTGATGATTCTTGAGGTCGTCTGCAATGGAGGATATCGGTGGAGGATACCATCACATTAATGTTGTATGTTTATTATACATGCTCTTAACAGTGACACATGCTAATAGGATGTGCTCATTTGGGATGAAACGGTGTGATGCCTTGACGGTTTACAAGTAGAAGAAACATCGAAAGTAAATGTCACTGTTTATTGAAACCTATGGAATATGGGATCAGAGGAATTTCTCAATAAAGCGTTGGAaatgcggaatgcccataatgaccAAACACAGGTTAAATGATCTATTGAGGTGGATGAATCCTTAGCCCACCACCGTAAGATCTTAGTCTTGATGTCTTTGTGCTTCTCACCAAtatgtattactccctccgtcccataatataagtgtgtcttttacactagtgtagtgtcataaacgctcttatattatgggacgcagGGAGTATTCCTGTATCAATGGAAAACGACATTCCAGTTGATAACAAGTGCCTATATGTACTAACAAAATCACTCCCAACAGGAGAGCTTGCGTTTGGGTTTCTTCAAACCTGCAAAAAGTTGCACCGCACAATTCTTTTGACGCACAATACTAGGAACCTAGGACCATGTCaaccttttattttttttcatccGAAATTCAATTTTGCAAAATGGCGTTATCTGAAACAGGTTTACATATATGTAATTTGGTCAGAAGCTGCACGAGCATTCACAAAACAAACATTTCTTTTAGAAACACCGAATACAACACAACATAGCTGATACACCACCAGTCCACCACTAATGGCACATACTCACACAACATTAACCGGAGTCGTGGTGCTTTAAGATTGACAAAGCCATAGTAGACGTCTCGCTATCAGCGAAAACATCACCTTATACTAATAATATGCTGCCTTATGAGACACAACAACATGTGGTTTGCTCTCGGGTGCAGCAGTTGTATAACAAACAAGCTTGATCAAAAGAAGACGAGCAAGTGGCAAGTGATGCACAAGGTCCCCGCACATCGATGGCCTAATAGTACTATAGTAGACAAATTAATCAACCACAATGCACAAGCATCATGTATATCTACATATACGTCAATACACAACGTACATATACATACACACGTATATACGTGCAGGTtacgtacacacacatacacacacgtaCACAAGGTGGAAAAGTTAACCAGCGGAGATCGATGACGACATGGATGCGACGGTAGCGGCCGCCGGCTTGCACGACCTAGCTGTGCTTGCTTCATCGAATGGCCGGATCAGCCAGCTAGCTCAGCTAGACGTCGATGACGCGGAAGGCGTCGCGGTTCTTGATAACGACGTCGTACATGTGGACGGAGCTGAACTGGCCGAAGTCCTTGGGGAGGGAGATGAGGTCGACGGAGGAGCGCTTGTGGAACCTGAGCATACAGTCGCCGGCGGCGCCGCCCCCGCCGGCGTAGTAGCGCTCCCAGCCAAGCGCGACGAGCTTGCGCTCCAGGGAGGCGTAGGAGGCGACCACCTCCCCCGTGGGCGTGTGCAGTAGCGCCTTGCGCCGGACCGCCCCGCCTCCCGGTGGCCCCGCCGCCGACGCGGGGTGGTTCTCCACCAGCTTCACCACCCCGTTGCGGAACACCCACACGCCAGACATGGCGCTATGTGTGATATGGTGATCGCTCGCTCGGTGGCTTGGTGGCCTGGATGTGTACTTGATTAGTGTGGTGTGTGTACTTTGGTGGTTGTTGAGGCTGGGATGTGGAAAAGGATGGGGCGTGGGAGGCTATAAATAGAGGCGGCCGGTGCATTGCCGCGAGCGGTGCACTGCATGATACGTACGTTACGTCTCGATGGCGAGAGCGCACGGGGCATGGCCCCGCCGTGTTTATTCACTCTGGGCGAGACAGTGCTCGAATACATGTACTCTGGTATTTGTTTTTTCTAGTTAAGATTTCTATCGGATAGGGATAAGATCTACCAGTAAACAATGATGAGAAGCGAACCGGTAGAACGGTTAGAAGTACAGTGGTATCTATGCCTACCAGGGTCATTTAAGTCTTAAACTTGAAGCTGGTGCTCGcattttttttttggaatttattCATCAATCACAGGAAAGAAAATTACAGTCAACACTGTGGAAGAGTCCCCTGAGCTTGACATCGACGCCCATCACCTGCCTCTGCAACACAGCAACCACCAATGGAAA contains:
- the LOC119278331 gene encoding flowering-promoting factor 1-like protein 2, with the protein product MSGVWVFRNGVVKLVENHPASAAGPPGGGAVRRKALLHTPTGEVVASYASLERKLVALGWERYYAGGGGAAGDCMLRFHKRSSVDLISLPKDFGQFSSVHMYDVVIKNRDAFRVIDV